CCATTTCGCCATCCCTGGTTCCGTGACGGTCAGCCGCTTGTGCGCAATCGAAAGCTACGCCACCGTCCACCAAATGGTCAGCACCATTGACGCGCATCTGAAGCCGGGGGCACCCCGCGCAGAAGCCCTGGCCGCGGCTTTCCCCGCCGGTTCCATGACGGGTGCGCCAAAGATCAGCACCATGGACATCCTGGACCAGCTCGAGTCGGGGCCCCGGGGCATCTATTCGGGGGCCATTGGCTACTTTTCCTTGAATGCGGCCACGGACCTCGCCGTGGTGATCCGTACCTTGGTGGTCAACCCTGACGCCGACGGCGGCAGAACGCTCTCCCTTGGCGTGGGCGGGGCCATCACCGCGGACTCCGTAGCCGACGACGAGTACGAGGAAATCAGGACCAAAGCGTACGGCGTGCTGTCCACCCTGGGCGCCGACTTCCCGGGCTGAGTTTTTGTACAGCCAATGCCCTTAAGAGCGCCCCTAAAGGGCGTCAGCTGTACTAAAACTACTGAAGCGTCGCGGTCAATCTGGCCACGTTATCCACATACTTGGCCAACGGGGGTCTATCCATCCAATCGTCCAGCATAAGCTCACGGGACACCTCGCGATATGTGGACTCCACGGCCCGCATGAGGTTCACGGTTTCGGCGCCAAGGAGCATCACCGAGACCTCCATGTTCAATGAGAAGGAGCGCATGTCCATGTTGCTGGAACCGAGCACGGCTACCTCGTCATCAATGGTGAAGTGCTTGGCGTGGAGGACGTACGGCGCCCGGTACAGGTAAATTCGGACACCGGCCCCCAGTAAGGCTTCGTAGTAGGAGCGTTGGGCGTGGTGGACCAGGAACTGATCGCCCTTCTCGGAGACAAAGAGTTCCACGTCAACACCTCGCTGCGCAGCTGTGGTGATGGCGTAGAGGAGGGAATCGTCCGGGACAAAGTACGGGCTGCAGATGGATATCCGGTGCTGCGCCGAGTAAATCAGCGTGTTGAACAGGCGCAGGTTGTTTTCGGTGGCGAACCCGGGGCCACTCGGCACTACCTGGGCGGTGACCTTGCCCGGCGCCGGCTGGGTGGGCAAGCGCAGCTGGTCTTCCAGCGATTCGTCGGTTTCGCTGAGCCAGTCCGTAGCGAAAACCACGTTAAGCGTGGCAACGATCGGGCCCTCCAAGCGGGACATGAGCTCCACCCATTTGCGGCCCACCTTGTGGTGCTTGGGGTTGTTGTAGGAAGGCTCAATCAAGTTCTGCGAGCCGGTGAACGCAATCTCGCCGTCGATCACCATGATCTTGCGGTGGTTCCTGAGGTCGGGGCGCCGCCATTGACCGTGGATAGGCAGCAGCGGCAGCATCCGCTTCCACTGGATCTTGCCTGCTTTGAGCCGGCGGATCAGTCGACGGTATCCCTTGACGCGCAACGTTCCGATGTGGTCGAAGAGCAGTCTGACGGTCACACCGCGTTCGGCCGCGTTCTCCAGTTCGGTGAGCAGTTCATCCGTCACGGAATCGCTGCTCATGATGTAGAACTCGGCGTTGACGTAGCTCTTGGCGCCCTTGACTGCTTCAGCCATGGCTTTGATGGACTCTTGGTAACCGGGGATCAGCTCCACCTTGTTGCCGTCGACCATAGGCAACGATCCAAGCCGATGGTTCAGCTCGCCCGCCGACTTCACCCATTCCGGCCCGGAATAGACGCTGACGGGATCAGCCAGATCGGAGGTCACCGCACGAACCCGGCGATTGACCTCCTCCTGCTGCTCACGCCGGCGCCGCGACAGCTTGAAATTGCCGAAGAGCAGGAACAGGACGAACCCGACAGATGGGATGAGAAACACAGCCAAAAGCCAAGCCATGGCGGTGGTGGGACGCCGGTTGCCGGGAATGACGCCCAGCAGCACAATGCGCATAATGACTTCCGCAATGGCCCATGCACCCAGTAACCAGGTCCACTCCTGGCCAAACGGAAAAGGAAAGAGCACCCGACAAACCCCCACAGTTCATGAACAACAGTGACCACAGCCTATCCGGCAAAGTCCCCTCCAGTAGGTCCGCACTAAGCTGGGACCATGACTTCACCTGCCCCCACGGTCCTCGTTTTCCTGGACCCCGCCTTCGAAAATGGTCGTATTGCCGATTCCAGCCAGCCGCAACTCATGGCAACGGATCTGGGTGCCACCCGCGGCGACGGCGTGTTCGAATCGCTCCTCGCTGTGCAAGGCCGCCCCCGCAAAGTCCAGGCTCACCTGAACCGATTGGGCAGTTCTGCGGCAGCCTTGGACCTTGCGCTTCCTGGGCAGGATGTCTGGCGCCGCGCCATCGAGACAGCCATCAACGAATTCCGCGATGTTCACCCTGCCCCTACGCCTGAAGAGGACGAGGTAGTGGTCAAGCTGATTGTGACCCGTGGCGTTGAAGGCGCCGCCAGCCCGACGTGCTGGGTACAGGCTTCGCCCTCACCTGCAGGCAGCCGCCGTCAGCGGCAGACGGGCATCGACGTCGTACTTTTGGACCGTGGCTTCGACACCGAAGCAGGCGAGCGCGCGCCATGGCTGCTCCTGGGCGCGAAGACGCTCTCTTATGCCGTGAACATGGCGGCGCTTCGCTACGCCCACAAGCAAGGTGCTGACGACGCGATCTTCACCTCCACTGACGGCCGGGTCCTGGAAGGCCCGACGTCCACCGTGTTGCTGGCGCACCTTGAAACGGTCGACGACGGCGACGGTTCCGTCAGGACGGTTCGTCGCCTCATCACTCCCCAGCTTGATAGCGGCATCCTCCCGGGCACCTCGCAGGGCGCATTGTTCGCCGCAGCGAAGGCCGCTGGCTGGGAACTTGGTTATGGCCCTTTGGAGCCGCAGGACTTGTTCGATGCCGATGCCGTCTGGCTGATCTCCAGCATCCGGCTGATCGCCCCCGTAAACCACATCAACGGTAAAGAGGTGGGCACGTCCGAGGTGCGCAAACAGCTCACTGCTGAGCTGAACCACCTGTTTGCGGGGATCGAGTAAGTCGCTTTTCTGCGGCTCTCCTTATGGAGCTCCGCATGGAACCTAACAGATAACAAGCAGAGTAATCGCTCGCATGACTTAATGATTAGGAACTCTTGGCCTCAGCCAAGAGCCGTTTGCGTGTTCAATCGCGTTCCTTATCCTCCTTGAATTGGTCATTCGTCATGTGATGAATCTTGTACTCGTGTTAGTTGGATCACGTCCGGCTGGTACTACTTCAGACTTTGCTGGCTAACTTCCCGGAGGGAATATGGGACTCAGCTCCCCCACAGAAGCCGAAGCATCGGCAACCGAGGCACAGTCCCGCACTGAGGCCTCACAGACAGGATTGCGACGGTCCATGGAGGCCCGGCACCTGGTCATGATCGCCATGGGCGGCGTCATCGGTTCAGGCCTGTTCGTCAGTTCGGGATACACCATCGCCACTGCGGGCCCTTTGGGCGCGGTCCTGGCGTTCCTCATCGGCGCCGTGGTGGTCTATCTGGTGATGGCCTGCCTCGGGGAGCTCGCTGTTGCGTTCCCCGTCTCCGGCGCCTTCCACATTTATGCCGCCCGGACCATCGGCCCCGCCACGGGATTCGCCACTGCCTGGCTGTACTGGCTTTGTTGGGCCGTGGCCTTGGGCTCGGAATTTACAGCGGCCGGGCTCCTCATGCAGCGCTGGTTCCCAGGCGTCGACGTCTGGATCTGGTGCTTCGTCTTCGCCACCGTCCTGTTCACACTCAACGCCGTTTCATCGCGTGTCTTTGGCGAATCGGAGTTCTGGTTCGCGCTGATCAAGGTCGCCGCCGTCGTCGGCCTGATCATCCTTGGTGGCGCCGCGCTGGCGGGCTTCCACCCCCTCGCCACGGGCGGCGATTACCCCTCCTTTGGCGAGAACTTCAGCACTCCGGAAGGTCTGTTCCCGAACGGTTTCACCGGCGTTTTCGTGACCTGCCTGGCAGTCTTCTATGCCTTCTCCGGCTCGGAACTGATCGGCGTTGCCGCGGGCGAAACTGCCAACCCCGGCGCGAACATCCCCAAAGCCATGCGCACCACGGTCATCCGGCTCATGATCTTCTTCGTCGGCGCGATCGTGGTCATAGCAGCCACCATTCCGTACGAACAAGTCAGCGTGGACGAGAGCCCGTTCGTCACCGTTTTCTCCATGCTCGGCATCCCGTACGCCGCGGACATCATGAACTTCGTGATCATCACGGCGCTGCTCTCCGCAGGCAACTGCGGACTCTTCTCCTGCGCCCGCATGCTCTTCTCGTTGGCTGACGAAGGCCACGCACCGCAGGTCTTCAAGAAACTCACCAAGCGCGGCATCCCCATGGTGGCGCTTTGCGTGAGCATGCTTGGCGGCCTGGCCTCATTGATCAGCAGCGTTGTGGCACCGGCCACCGTCTACCTTGTGCTCGTCTCGGTGGCCGGCTTCGCCACCGTGGGTGTCTGGATGTCCATCGTGGCCTCTCACTTCATTTACCGGCGGACCTTCATCAAGAACGGCGGTGACCTCAGCACCCTTCCCTATAAGGCACCGCTGTTCCCGCTGGTTCCGATCCTGGCTTTCGCCCTCTGTTTGGTCTCCCTGATTGGCATCGCCTTCGACCCCAACCAGGTAGCAGCGCTGCTGTTCGGCGTTCCGTTCGTGGGGGCCTGCTACGCCGTCTTCTACTTCAAGTACGGCCGACGACGGTCGCTCAAGAAGGCCGTGAACGCGTAGTTCTCCCTGCTCCGTAGCTTCCGGACCTGGTTTGGGCGCAGATCAGCCCCTGGACAACCTTTTTTGCGGGTTGACCAGGGGCTGTTTCCGTCTCAAAGAGGGTCAGGACGCGGGCCCGCCACCACCCACATTGAAACCGGGGCGGCCTTGACACGCCGGGCAGGGGGTGTGTTGAACAGGCCTTGCTACTCAAAGTTGGTGGTAGAGGCATGCCCCTTATTCTCCTGGGGTGTATTTTCTGGGCCTACTTCTTGGCCGCGCGTACCGGGTGCTCGCTCAAAATGGACAGGCGGTTGAAGGCGTTGATTCCGATGGCGGCCATGCAAAGCACACTGATCTGCTGGTCGTTGTAGTGCTGCCGGGCCTTTTCGAAGAGCTCGGGGCTAGGCCGCGACGAGCTCATCCGGGTGATCTGCTCTGCAATTTCCATCGCGACCACTTCCGCGGGCTCGAAGAGCTGCACTTCCTTGTAAACAGCCACCAATGACAAACGCTGTTCCGTTTCGCCGTATTTCAGGGCCCGACGATGATGAAGGTCCAGGCAGAAGGCGCACCCATTGATTTGAGAGCAGCGATAGTTGATGAGTTCAAGTGTCCGGCGCGAAATACCCAGCCGGTCAGCTTCCTCGACGAGCTGCTGGGAGTAGTGGCTCAGAGTCGCATAAAGATCCGGCTGCTGCTTGTCCAGATAGCCGGCAAGACGTGGTTTTGTTTCCTGTTCAGGCATGGTTGGAGCCTAACGCAAAGGGACCGGGCGCCCTTAGGTGAGAGACGGTCCGCCCCAGACCCGCGGGAGGTGAGAGACGGTCCGCCCCAAACCCGCGGGACGTGAGAGAGGGTCCTACTCGCGGGCGGCAGGGGTGTCGGCGGCGAGCCGGATGCCGTGCTCTGCCAGCCACACGGGATTGAAGGCCTTGCTCATATAGTTCGTTCCGGCGTCGGGCGCTATGGCAACCACCACCGAGCTGTGAGGCGCGGCGCGTGCCACCCGGATGGCGGCGGCGACAGCGAGCCCCGAGGAGGGGCCGAGCGCGAGCCCTTCCTCCTCGAGGAGCCGGTGAACGGTGGTGTAAACCTCGTCGTTGGGGATGCGGAGGAAGCGGTCCACGATGGAACGGTCGAAGGCCTTGGGCCATTCAGGCTCGGGCCAGGAGTTTCCCACGCCATCCACCAGGATCTCGCCGGGATGGCCGCCGCTGTAGGCAGAGCCGTAGGGGTCGGCGCCAACAACTTCCAGATGTCCGCCTGGGCGCAGGGCAGCTAGCTGTTCCTTCAAGAACCGCCCGTTCCCGCTGATGGTCCCACCGGTTCCGATGCCCGCCACGAAGTGCGTGACCAGGCCACCGGTCTGCTCCCAGATTTCGGGGCCGGTGGTTTCGTAGTGGGCAAGGGGATTGGCGGGGTTGTCGAACTGCATGGGCCGCCACGCACCGGACGTCTCGGCCGTAATCCGCGCAGCCACAGCCCGGGCGTTCTCCGGCGACTCCGACGGCGCGTTCCAGTCGGTCAGGATCACGCGGGCGCCGTAGTTGTGCAGCGCGGCGAGCTTCTCCTCGGAGATCGTGTCGCCTGTCACCACCACCACGGGATGTCCGGTCAGGTGGCCAATGAGCGCCAGGCCGATCCCGGTGTTGCCCGAGGTGCTCTCCACGATAGTGGCTCCCGGCTTCAGCTCCCCGGACCTTTCAGCCGCCCGAACCATGCTGAGTGCGGTGCGGTCTTTGATGGAGCCGCCGGGGTTTTCGGACTCAAGCTTGATGTGGATGGTGCTGCCCAGTCCGCGGCCCAGCGACTCCAACTTCACCAGTGGAGTGTTGCCCACTTTGTCCAGGACCGAGGCGTCCAGCCCGTCCGGCAGTCGGGCCGCTGCGTGAACTCCTTGCCGACGAATCGCCGTACTCACCACGACCCAACCCCTTCTTCTGCTTCCGGGAAAACCTGATCCACGGCGCCGCGCAGTTCAGTCCGCGCCCGCTCCACAAGGTCCGGCGCCGATGGCCTGTCGGCCAGCACGTCAGCGAGTCGACCCACGACGACGCCTGTCCCCTTCCCGAGCGGCTGTGCAGCTCCCGCTTCGAGCAGCAGATAGGACGCCGTCAGCGCCTCGATCGTCAACAGCTTTTCCAGGACCTCCACCGACTTTTCGAGTTGCTGGAGGGCCAAGGGGGCCAATGTTGAGTGGTCCTCGACGTCGGCAGACAAGGTTGGTGCGCCAAGGGTCGCCGGGGCAGCCAGGAACTTGAGTTCGGCCAACAGCCCGGCCGCGGAGTACCACAACAGCCCCGGCAGTTCCTCCTGGGCAAGCGCGGAGGCCGGACTGGATTCCGATCCTGTCCCGGACCATTCAGCTGAGGCTTGGGTCGATGCTGCGTGCAAGTGCTTGGCCCGGATGGCCCGTTGCGGTGGATACAGCTTGGCGATGCGCCGCTCACTGGAAATCCCCACGTGCGCCAACGCCACCCTCAGACCTTCGAACGCAAGAGCCAGTTGCATCGGCTGGAAGTTCCCGCCGGACACCATGAGCCCGGATTCGACATCCACCAAGGGATTGTCGCCGCGACCATTCAGCTCTACCTCCAACGCAGCACTCAACTGCGCCACGAGGGATCGAAGCGCCCCATGCGTCTGCGGCGCGGCCCGGAAAGACAACGCATCCTGCACCGATACTTCAGGACGCACATCCTCCATCCAGCCACCGCTCAACAGGTGACGCACAGCTGCCGCTGAATCACCTTGACCGTTAACCGCCTTGGCCGCCTGGATGGCCGGCGAAAACGGGCTGAGGTTCCCGCCGCCGTCGTACCTTGCGATGGTCTCCAGCGAGAGGGAAAGCGCGACGTCGGCCAGCCGGGCCAGGTGCTGCAACCGCAGCAAGGCGAGGGTTCCGGCGCCGACGGAATACGCGTTGGCGCTCACCAACGCGAGCGCTTCACCAGGAGCGAGGATGAGTGGTTGAAGGCCGGCATCGGCGAGCGCTTTGGCTCCCGGAACCAAGGCGCCGTCGGCGTCGAAGGCTTCGCCCTCACCGATGGCGACGGCGGCGACGGCGGCCAGCTGGGTGAGGTCCGATGAGCCCACCGATCCTTCGCGCGGGATGGCGGGCAGGACGCCGCGGTTGAGGAGCCCGGCGTAGAAGTTTGCTGTTTCGGGCCGCACGCCGGAACCGCCGCGGCTGAAGCCTACAAGTCGGGCGAGGATCAGGGCGCGGGCGGCGTGACGGTCCAGATACGAGCCCACTCCGCTGTTGTGATACCTGACCACCTGGACCTGATAGGCCAGGAGCGACTTCTCCCCCACAGCAGTGTCCCGGCCGGATCCGAGCAACGTATTGAGTCCGTAAACCCGCTGCCCGGAGGCGGCGGTGCGCTCCAGTACGTCACGGGAGCGACCGATCAAAGACAACGCATCGTGGTTGAGTTTCACGTGAAACCCCGGGTCAGAAGCGGCCAGCGCCACGTCAGCAGCACGCACCGGAGCCGTTCCCAGCACTAAAGTCCGCGGTTCGGAAGACTCCATCAGAAATCCAGGAGATTCTGCCGGAACCCACCGTTGCCGTAACTCTTCCTCAACAGGCCTCGCCGCCGGAGCTCAGGGGTGAGCTTGTCCAGAACACCGTGCACCGTCACCGGGTCCACGAAGCCGGAGAAGAGGAACCCGTCACCACCCACCTCGGAGCCGGTCGACTCAAGGTAGTCGGCAATCTCGCCCACCGTGCCGATGATCGAATCCCCTGCCCCGCCGCTCCGGGCCTGCAGGATCTCGCGCAGCGTGGAACCGGGAGGCGCGGCCTTGGCGAAGTGTTCCAACGTCCCCTGGTTACTGTTGGTACTCAGCTCCGGGAGGGGTGCGTCCAGGTCGAACTGCTTGAAGTCGATCACCGAGAGGTAGGAGATGGAGTTGAGCTGGCTGTCGATGTCGCGCTGGGTGAGCTCACGACGCCGGGCACGCAACTCCTCGCCTTCGGCAGCAGAACCGACCACGGTGGGCTTCAGGACAAAAAGTACCTTGACGTCGTCGGGGTTCCTGCCGGCTTTGGCGGCCTCCGCGCGAATCGAGTTACGGTAGGACTTCATGCCGTCAGTGCCGCGAGCCAACGCAATGGCCACATCAGCATGGCCACCCGCGAACGCCTTGCCCCGGGGAGATGCGCCCGCCTGGACCAGTACGGGCTCCTCCGGCAACGGCGCCGTGTTCAGCGGGCCGCGGACCTTGAAGAAGTCACCGTCGTGATTGATTGGGTGCACCTTGGTGTGGTCGGCAAACACCCCTGCGGAGACGTCCTCAAGGACAGCGCCAGGTTCCCAGCTCCGCCAGAGCCGCCTGACGACGTCGACGAATTCCTCCGCTTTTTCATACCTAAGGTCATGTTCAATCTGCTGATCCAACCCGTAGTTCTGGGCGGCGAGATCGCTGCCGGACGTAACCACGTTCCAGCCCAACTGACCCTCGGAGAAGTGCTGCAACGTGGCGAGGAGACGGGCGGCAGTGAAGGGCGGGTAGAACGAGGCGCTGACCGTCGGCACGATTCCCAGGTGCTCGGTGGAGGAGAGCAGGTACGGGACCAGCGCCAGCGGATCGTGTTTCGGCGCAAAGGAGGCATGAGCCAGGGACACTTCGGCCGATCCGCCATACGTGTCCGGCACGGTGAGGGAATCCTCGATGATGAAGAGGTCCAACCCGGATTGTTCGAACGCCCGGACTGCGTCCTGGTACAGGGCGGGTTTCTTCCAGTCGTAGCCCAGGCCGTAACCGGGCGTACCCCACCCCTGGACACCGAATCCGTGGCCCACAAACCATCCAAAGTGCAGCATGGGCTTGAGTGTAGAACTGCTCTGTCCGTTCACCGCGACCTGATTTCATGCGAAGTTACAGGGGGACGTACTGGGTCAATTATGCTCCCGGGGCGTCACATTTGAACGCGGCTCGAGACGGTCCGGATTTTCCACATAAGGCGTATGTCGTGTTCCGCAAACAGCAGGGGTCGGGAATGATCGCTGTATGAGTTCACCCACCCGCACTTCAGCCAAGGACCGTCTTTCGGGCGTCTGGGCTCTCAAGGGCTACAAACTCGAATGGTTGCGGCACGATGCCGTGGCGGGTGCTGCTCTGTTTGCCTTGCTGGTACCTGCCGGGATGGCCTATGCGCAGGCGGCCGGCCTTCCTCCTGTCACCGGGCTCTACGCCACTGTGATTCCGTTGTTGGTATACGCCGTGGTGGGGCCTTCCCGCATCCTGGTCCTGGGGCCCGACTCATCCCTTGCCCCCATGATCGCGGCCGCTATTGTGCCGCTGGCAGCTGGGAACAGCGAGAGATCAGTGGCACTCGCCGGGCTTTTGGCTGTGTTGATCGGGGCGCTCATGCTTGCGGGCTCGGCACTGAAACTGGGAGCCATCACGGGCCTGCTGTCCAAACCCATCAGGCTCGGATACTTGAACGGGATCGCACTGTTGGTGGCCCTTTCGCAGCTCCCGGCCTTTTTGGGGATTGAGGCCGACGGCGACATCTGGCAAAAGCTCGCGAAGGTCACCACCGGGTTACTGGGCGGCGAGGTCAATATCACCGCACTGCTGTTGGGAGTGGGGTCGCTGGCTCTCATCTGGATCCCCCGGCTCTTGAAGTGGAAGGTACCCGGCGTTCTGCTGGCGGTGGTTGGCTCGTGTGTGGCGACGGCGGTCTTCGGACTCAACGACGACGTGAAAGTCACCGGGGTCCTGCCGCAGGGCCTGCCCATGCCCGCGCTCGGGGGCATTGGCTGGGCCGACGCCCTGACGCTGCTCCCCGCCGCCGCCGGCATCGCGCTCATGGCTTTCGCTGACACAGGGGTGTTGTCCCAAACATTGGCAGCCAAGGAAGGGAAGAAGGTCTCCGGAAACAGGGAGATGGCAGCGCTGGGAGCAGCCAATGCTGCTACAGGCCTCCTGGGCGGATTTCCCATCTCAGGGAGTACCTCCAGGACACCGGTGGCCGTGGATGCCGGCGCAAAATCCCAGATGACAGGGGTGGTCGGCTCCGTGCTGGTGCTGGCGTTCATGCTGCTGGCTCCGGGAGTAACCGAGTACCTGCCGTCGGCAACCTTGGCCGCCGTCGTCATCGCCGCAGCCATTGCCCTCGCGGATCCTGCCGGCGTCCGGCGGCTCCTGCGGATGAGCCGCAGCGAGTCCGTGGTGATGCTGGCCGCGTTCCTGGGAGTGCTGACGGTGGGTGTGCTCGAAGGAATCGTGGTGGCCATCGCCTTGGCACTCCTGGATTTTGTCCGCAGGGCATGGGATCCGTATCGAACCGAACTCGGCTCAGAGGAAGGCCTTCCCGGCTATCACGACCTTGAACGCCACCCCGAGGGCAAGCGCATCCCCGGGCTCTTGATCCTCCGGTTCGATGCTCCCCTGTTCTTCGGCAACGGACAGGTTCTGGCCAGCTTTGTGAGGGAGCAACTCGACGAGGCCCCGGACGAGTCCGCGGAGCCCATCACCCACATCATCCTTGCCGCCGAACCGATCACCGGGATCGACACCACCGCTTTGGATGACCTGGTAACCCTGGACGAATGGTTGGCCAGGAAAGGAGTGGATCTGGTGTTTGCCGAGCTCAAAGGGCCTGTGAAGGACAAGTTGATCCGCCTCGGCACGGCTGCCCGATTTACGCCGGACCACTTCTACCCCACTGTCGGCGCGGCAGTGCGGGCGCTCAAGGACCGGTAGTGGATCAGCCGCCGATTACGCAACATGACGACGGTGCAGCCACCCGCAAGTGCAGCCCGACGCCCGTGGATGTTACGTTTTTCTTGAGTAATGAGTACCAGCGCAAAGCCCTGACTTGCTGGTCGGCAACCCTCTCTCCGGCGGGGTGCCTCAGGTGACTACTCGGCGTATCGACAACTCGAACTGCAAGCGTGACTGAGGAGCACCAGCAATGCCTGAACCCACTGAAGAAAAACTCTCTTACCGCCTGATTACAGGCCCGGATAACCGCGATTTCTGCGAGCGTATCCACAACTCCCTCGCCGAGGGCTATGTGCTCCATGGCAGCCCGGCAGCCACCTTCAACGGCACGGAAGTCATCGTTGCCCAAGCAATCGTGCTGCCTGCGGCGATCGCCAATGCTGATGCCGCCGTCGCCAACGCAGTGGACCAACTTGAGAACTACGACGATGAAGAAGCATTCGAGGGCCACGCATGAGCTACGCAGGTGACCTGACCCCGCAGGACGCGTGGGCCAAGCTTGAAGAAGGCGCCATCCTGGTGGACGTGCGCACCGAGGGCGAGTGGGCCCACATCGGCATCCCGGACACCAAAGCCACCGAGAACGATCCCCTGTTCATCCAGTGGAACCTCGCTGGCGGCATCCCAAACGCCCGCTTCATCGAGGACCTGCAGCAGCAGGCACCCGAGGATGACGCCGTGGAGCTCGTCTTCATCTGCCGCTCGGGGCAGCGCTCCATCTCCGCCGCCATCGCCGCAACTCAGGCCGGCTTCACGGCGTACAACGTCCTTGAGGGCTTCGAAGGCGACCCGGACCGCTACGGTGAGCGCACCGTGAACGGCTGGAAGAACCGTGGCCTGCCGACGAATCTGGGGACCGAGTAAGTGACTTTCAATCCCGACGCCGCCGGCTGGAGCCCTGACACCCAGGCAGTTCGCGGCGGCCTTGACCGCACCAATTTCCAGGAAACGTCCGAGCCCGTTTTCCTGAACTCCGGCTTTGTCTACGAATCGGCCGCCG
Above is a genomic segment from Arthrobacter sp. YN containing:
- the cls gene encoding cardiolipin synthase is translated as MLFPFPFGQEWTWLLGAWAIAEVIMRIVLLGVIPGNRRPTTAMAWLLAVFLIPSVGFVLFLLFGNFKLSRRRREQQEEVNRRVRAVTSDLADPVSVYSGPEWVKSAGELNHRLGSLPMVDGNKVELIPGYQESIKAMAEAVKGAKSYVNAEFYIMSSDSVTDELLTELENAAERGVTVRLLFDHIGTLRVKGYRRLIRRLKAGKIQWKRMLPLLPIHGQWRRPDLRNHRKIMVIDGEIAFTGSQNLIEPSYNNPKHHKVGRKWVELMSRLEGPIVATLNVVFATDWLSETDESLEDQLRLPTQPAPGKVTAQVVPSGPGFATENNLRLFNTLIYSAQHRISICSPYFVPDDSLLYAITTAAQRGVDVELFVSEKGDQFLVHHAQRSYYEALLGAGVRIYLYRAPYVLHAKHFTIDDEVAVLGSSNMDMRSFSLNMEVSVMLLGAETVNLMRAVESTYREVSRELMLDDWMDRPPLAKYVDNVARLTATLQ
- a CDS encoding aminodeoxychorismate lyase, whose protein sequence is MTSPAPTVLVFLDPAFENGRIADSSQPQLMATDLGATRGDGVFESLLAVQGRPRKVQAHLNRLGSSAAALDLALPGQDVWRRAIETAINEFRDVHPAPTPEEDEVVVKLIVTRGVEGAASPTCWVQASPSPAGSRRQRQTGIDVVLLDRGFDTEAGERAPWLLLGAKTLSYAVNMAALRYAHKQGADDAIFTSTDGRVLEGPTSTVLLAHLETVDDGDGSVRTVRRLITPQLDSGILPGTSQGALFAAAKAAGWELGYGPLEPQDLFDADAVWLISSIRLIAPVNHINGKEVGTSEVRKQLTAELNHLFAGIE
- a CDS encoding amino acid permease codes for the protein MGLSSPTEAEASATEAQSRTEASQTGLRRSMEARHLVMIAMGGVIGSGLFVSSGYTIATAGPLGAVLAFLIGAVVVYLVMACLGELAVAFPVSGAFHIYAARTIGPATGFATAWLYWLCWAVALGSEFTAAGLLMQRWFPGVDVWIWCFVFATVLFTLNAVSSRVFGESEFWFALIKVAAVVGLIILGGAALAGFHPLATGGDYPSFGENFSTPEGLFPNGFTGVFVTCLAVFYAFSGSELIGVAAGETANPGANIPKAMRTTVIRLMIFFVGAIVVIAATIPYEQVSVDESPFVTVFSMLGIPYAADIMNFVIITALLSAGNCGLFSCARMLFSLADEGHAPQVFKKLTKRGIPMVALCVSMLGGLASLISSVVAPATVYLVLVSVAGFATVGVWMSIVASHFIYRRTFIKNGGDLSTLPYKAPLFPLVPILAFALCLVSLIGIAFDPNQVAALLFGVPFVGACYAVFYFKYGRRRSLKKAVNA
- a CDS encoding carboxymuconolactone decarboxylase family protein translates to MPEQETKPRLAGYLDKQQPDLYATLSHYSQQLVEEADRLGISRRTLELINYRCSQINGCAFCLDLHHRRALKYGETEQRLSLVAVYKEVQLFEPAEVVAMEIAEQITRMSSSRPSPELFEKARQHYNDQQISVLCMAAIGINAFNRLSILSEHPVRAAKK
- a CDS encoding PLP-dependent cysteine synthase family protein, coding for MVSTAIRRQGVHAAARLPDGLDASVLDKVGNTPLVKLESLGRGLGSTIHIKLESENPGGSIKDRTALSMVRAAERSGELKPGATIVESTSGNTGIGLALIGHLTGHPVVVVTGDTISEEKLAALHNYGARVILTDWNAPSESPENARAVAARITAETSGAWRPMQFDNPANPLAHYETTGPEIWEQTGGLVTHFVAGIGTGGTISGNGRFLKEQLAALRPGGHLEVVGADPYGSAYSGGHPGEILVDGVGNSWPEPEWPKAFDRSIVDRFLRIPNDEVYTTVHRLLEEEGLALGPSSGLAVAAAIRVARAAPHSSVVVAIAPDAGTNYMSKAFNPVWLAEHGIRLAADTPAARE
- a CDS encoding aromatic amino acid ammonia-lyase — its product is MESSEPRTLVLGTAPVRAADVALAASDPGFHVKLNHDALSLIGRSRDVLERTAASGQRVYGLNTLLGSGRDTAVGEKSLLAYQVQVVRYHNSGVGSYLDRHAARALILARLVGFSRGGSGVRPETANFYAGLLNRGVLPAIPREGSVGSSDLTQLAAVAAVAIGEGEAFDADGALVPGAKALADAGLQPLILAPGEALALVSANAYSVGAGTLALLRLQHLARLADVALSLSLETIARYDGGGNLSPFSPAIQAAKAVNGQGDSAAAVRHLLSGGWMEDVRPEVSVQDALSFRAAPQTHGALRSLVAQLSAALEVELNGRGDNPLVDVESGLMVSGGNFQPMQLALAFEGLRVALAHVGISSERRIAKLYPPQRAIRAKHLHAASTQASAEWSGTGSESSPASALAQEELPGLLWYSAAGLLAELKFLAAPATLGAPTLSADVEDHSTLAPLALQQLEKSVEVLEKLLTIEALTASYLLLEAGAAQPLGKGTGVVVGRLADVLADRPSAPDLVERARTELRGAVDQVFPEAEEGVGSW
- a CDS encoding NtaA/DmoA family FMN-dependent monooxygenase (This protein belongs to a clade of FMN-dependent monooxygenases, within a broader family of flavin-dependent oxidoreductases, the luciferase-like monooxygenase (LMM) family, some of whose members use coenzyme F420 rather than FMN.) — its product is MNGQSSSTLKPMLHFGWFVGHGFGVQGWGTPGYGLGYDWKKPALYQDAVRAFEQSGLDLFIIEDSLTVPDTYGGSAEVSLAHASFAPKHDPLALVPYLLSSTEHLGIVPTVSASFYPPFTAARLLATLQHFSEGQLGWNVVTSGSDLAAQNYGLDQQIEHDLRYEKAEEFVDVVRRLWRSWEPGAVLEDVSAGVFADHTKVHPINHDGDFFKVRGPLNTAPLPEEPVLVQAGASPRGKAFAGGHADVAIALARGTDGMKSYRNSIRAEAAKAGRNPDDVKVLFVLKPTVVGSAAEGEELRARRRELTQRDIDSQLNSISYLSVIDFKQFDLDAPLPELSTNSNQGTLEHFAKAAPPGSTLREILQARSGGAGDSIIGTVGEIADYLESTGSEVGGDGFLFSGFVDPVTVHGVLDKLTPELRRRGLLRKSYGNGGFRQNLLDF